The segment CCAATCTTGCAAAACTCTTCTTTTATTTCTGAAACTGGTATGCGGCGGCTGATCGTGCTTTTATTTTTGCTCCCTCTTTGGGCGTATGGTGGCTGTCAAGAAAAACAGGAACCTGATACTCCGCAGGTGGCAGCTGTGGGCGCAAGGCCTAAGAGCACCGGCACTAAACGGGTATATCAACCTAATTACAACAACACTGCCAGTATTAAGGCCTTCTACCAACGGGTAGAAATGCTTTCTGAAGAACACCCAGAGGTAACTAAGGCCTCAGCGTTCATCAACAACCCTTTCCTGCCCGTAGCAGAGCCAGTATTAAAGCATTATACAGAGCAAGTGCGTACTGCATGCAAGATTGTGAAAGACACCGTCACAAACCTGCATAACGCCCGCTACATTGATACGCTCGTTATGCTCAACTTTGACTCCAGTACGGTGGAGTTGTACTACCCTATCTACACCAAGCGCTTCCTGCTGTCTTACGCTGACATTAAAAGCCCCAATCTAGCGTTGAAAAACGGCATCAAAGTAGGTATGTCCCGGCAAGACCTTTTAGAGAAGCTACAGGGCTACAAACTTTTCATAAAGGAGCAGAAGAACGTGATTGAAGTTTGTGACTGGGAACGTAACTCGTGGCTCAGGTTTAACCTGTCTAAAGGTAAGATCAGCGGTATACAGTACGAAGGGTATATTGACTAAGAGTTATTGATTTCTTTTCAAAAAAGGGGCGCTAAACGCCTTTCTTTCACCTAACCATAGATTAAAACAGAGGTCTACTTCACGGTAGCGCCACCTCTGTCTTTGCCTGTTTCTGATTCTTGATTCATACCTCTACCTTTGCTGTATGAATCTTGAAGTAAGGCAAACCAAAGACGGCTCCACTACCCTATTTGTCCCAGAGTTGAACGAGCATTACCACTCGGTACACGGGGCGCTGCAGGAGTCTTTGCACGTGTTCATCAAAATGGGCTTACAGGCTGCTCTGGAACGCTTGACTACGGTGCGCCTGCTGGAGGTGGGCTTCGGTACCGGTTTGAATGCCCTACTCACCTTGCAGCATGTCCTCGCCTCCGGCGCTGATGTGTACTACGACACCCTGGAGAAGTTCCCGCTTACGCCCGAGGTGGTAGCCCAACTGCAGTTTGACAAGTTCATCCTCAACCCTGAGTTGCTTGACTTCTTCAAGCCCCTTCACGATGCCCCGTGGGAGCAACCCGTTTCCATTTCCCCTCATTTCACCCTTCGTAAGCTGGAAACGGATTTGGAAGCCTTTGCTCCTGCCCCGGAAAGCTATGACCTCATCTACTTTGATGCCTTCGCCCCGGAGAAACAACCTCATTTGTGGACTGACGCCATCTTCCAAAAGATGTATGATTGCCTGGCTCCTGGCGGCACACTGGTCACCTACTGCGCCAAAGGAAGCTTCAAACGCAGCCTGAAAGCCGCCGGCTTTACCGTGGAAGCGCTGCCTGGCCCACCCGGCAAAAGGGAGATGACACGGGGGGTGAAATCTTTGTAACGCCTTTTAGGGCTGTTTTCAGCAAAAGAAGATAAAAGCGTCTCGTCCATCTGATTCTACAAAGGGGGAATTTTCCCAGGTGAAAGTAAACGCTTTATAAAGAAGTGAAAAGCGTAGATCAGCCTTCCTAATTCCATTAACAACAACCCTAAGTTTCGTATCTTCAAGCTTCCAAAACACACAAACAAAACCTCTTACATGAGAATTCTTTACTTTCTGGCTGCCTTTCTGTTGGTAAGCCTGGGAGGACAGGCGCAAACTACGTCGCCCACGAAAGCCAATTACCGGCTGGCCTCCCGTTTCTCCCCTAAAAAACTAGAAAAGCTTATTTTCACCACCAGCCTTGATCCGCATTGGTTAAAGCATACAGACCGGTTCTGGTACATGTATGAGACCACCAACGGCAAGAACTGGTACATTGTAGATCCGGCTAAGAAATCAAAGCAAGCCATCTTCAACACAGATCAACTGGCCGCCGACATTACCCTGGTGGTACGCGACCCGTTTGATGCGCAGCAACTTCCACTGGAGAACCTTAAGTTTACTGAAGACGAGAAGAACGTGCAGTTTGAGGTGAAAAGCACCATTGACCAGGTAAAGAAAGACCGCGTTGATAAAAAGGCCGCCGACTCACTGGAGAAGAAGGTCTTTTACTTCCAGTACAACCTGGCTACCCGTAAACTCACCGAACTAAAGGAGTTCAACAAGCCGAAGCGTAAACCTACCTGGGCCTCTATCTCACCAGACCAGAAGTTTGTGGTGTTCGCCAAGGAGCACAACCTCTATTGGATGGACCGCGCC is part of the Rufibacter tibetensis genome and harbors:
- the mnmD gene encoding tRNA (5-methylaminomethyl-2-thiouridine)(34)-methyltransferase MnmD, coding for MNLEVRQTKDGSTTLFVPELNEHYHSVHGALQESLHVFIKMGLQAALERLTTVRLLEVGFGTGLNALLTLQHVLASGADVYYDTLEKFPLTPEVVAQLQFDKFILNPELLDFFKPLHDAPWEQPVSISPHFTLRKLETDLEAFAPAPESYDLIYFDAFAPEKQPHLWTDAIFQKMYDCLAPGGTLVTYCAKGSFKRSLKAAGFTVEALPGPPGKREMTRGVKSL